Part of the Deinococcus fonticola genome, CTGAGCGTGCTCGACGACGCGCCTGCCGTGGTGGCGGTGGGTTCGGTGGCGTGGGCGAATCTGCTGCCCGACCTGCTGGAGGGCGGCTGGGCAGCCCTTGACTCTGGTGCCACGCCGGCGGAACTGGTGGCGGGGGTGCTGGGCGCGGCGGCGGGGCTGGTGGTTCTCCCGCCCACTCAAGTGCCGCCGGCCATCCACGATGACGAGCTGAATTTCGATGACCTGGACGTATCCCTGACCCCGCGTGAACGCGAGGTGCTGGCACTGCTGTCCGAGGGCCTGAGCAACAAACGCGCGGCGAAAACGCTGGGCGTCAGCGAGAGCACCGTGAAATTCCACGCCCAGGCGATCTATTCGAAGCTGGGCGTGCAGAGCCGCGCGGCGGCGGTCAGCCGTGGCATTCAACTGGGCCTGGTCAGCGTTTAAGCGCTTTTCCGACAAACAGAATTGCCGGCCTCAGTCCGGCTTTTTTCGTTCAGCAACCAGCTTCATATCTTGCTCGTCATTATCTTGCGCTATTTATTGACATTTAGTATTGGATAGCGCAAGATAATGCCACTTTAAGGAGGGGAGATGGTGAGCAGGGATGAGGTATTGACGCTGGAAGAACTGGCTGCCTACCTGAAGGTGAGCGAAACCACCGCGTACTCGCTGGTGAGAAGCGGGGACATTCCTGGCCGCAAAGTCGGACGGGAGTGGCGCTTCCTGCGCGAACGGGTGGAGAACTGGCTGATGCAGGCTGGAACGGAGAACGACATGGAAAAAAGCGGCGGAATGAATGGTCTGGTGCAGCGTGACGAGTGGGGCGGCGAATTCACGGTGGAGAACGGTCAGGAGAAAGTGGCCCTGTGGCTCCCCATGACCCTGGAAGACAAAAATGCCCAGATTGAAAAGGCGCAGCGCGAAGGCGTGAACGTCAGTGACGTGGTGGCCGCCTACCTGCGCGAGTGGGTCAAGTCGTAACGGCCAGAAGACAGAAAAAATAGAAAAGGACAGCCGGGGCGTGCGCTTGTCGCCCCGGCTGTTCTCCTCTTCCTTGGGATCAGATACGGACAGTCACGCGGGCGTGGTCTTCTTCCAGGTGAACCGTGTCGATGAAGCGCACCACACGGGTGGCGTACCCCATGACCAGCGTGTGCGTTCTGGCGCCGCCCGCGAAGTAACGCACGCCGTTCAGCAGTTCGCCGTAGGTAATGCCGGTGGCGCTGAACACCATCTGCTTGCCGGAGGCGAGTTCGTCGGTTTTGTACACGCGGTTTTCCTCGACGCCCATCTTCTGGAAGCGTTCGCGCTGCGCGTCGTCCTCGGCCAGGAACCGGCCCTGAATTTCCGCGCCCAGGCACTTGCAGGCCGCCGCCAGGATAACGCCCTCGGGGGCGCCGCCCGAACCCATCAGCGCATGAACGCCCGTGCCCCGCACGCCCACTGCCAGGCCCGCGATCACGTCACCGTCCCCGATCAGTTTCACGCGGGCGCCGGTGGCCCGCACGCGGCGAATCAAATCAGCGTGACGTTCACGGTCCAGAATGGTGATCATCAGGTCATCCGCGTCGCGTTGCAGGGACTGCGCCAGCACGTTGATGTTCGCTTCCACCGGCCAGTCCAGGTTCACTTTTCCGGCGGCGGGGGGCGGCACCACCAGTTTCTCCATGTAGCAGTCCGGCGCCGCCATCAGGCCGCCTTTCTCGCTGATGGCAATCACGGCCAGGCCGTTGGGGAGGCCCTTGGCAGTCACGCTGGTGCCTTCCACCGGGTCGACGGCGATATCCACCTCGAATTCACCGTTGCCGACCTGCTCGCCGATGTACAGCATGGGGGCCTCGTCCATTTCGCCTTCACCGATCACCACCGTGCCGCGAATGTTCAGGGAATTCAGGAGCGTGCGCATGGCTTCGGTGCCGGCGCCGTCCACGACATTCTTGTCACCCATGCCCATGAACTTACTGGCCGCCAGCGCGGCCCCTTCGGTCACGCGGGCGGTCTCCAGCACCAGTGCGTGCTCGAACTTCGGGGCTTTAGAGCGCGTTTCCGTGACGGGTTTCTGGCGTTTGGTCATGTCCTGAAGCTAACATTTTTACGGACTGGAGCGCGTCCGGGAGCGGTTCCACAGCAGCGAACCGCCCGGAAGTGTCCAGTCAGGCCAGCACAGACGGATTTTCTGGTGTGGCAACCTCGGTTTTTACTTCAGAACGCCCAGCCACACCAGCAGGCCCCACACGAGAAGGGGGCCGGCGATGATGGCGGCGGTCAGTTTGATGATTCTCCAGGTATCGGTGAACAGTTCCCGCATGGCCCTTCAGCGTAGCAGCTGTGGTGCCGGGTGAAGGAAAGCGCCGGCCCTTTTTCATTTCCCACTTACATTCGGTGCCTCCGGGCGCAGGGGGTCACTACACTGACCCTATGACCCTCAGCGAACTGGCCGGTAAACCTGCTCCTCAGAGCCTGCTGACGAACATTCCGCGTCTGGTGGCGCACTACTACGAGACCCGTCCGGACGTGCGCGATCCCCTGCAACGGGTGGCGTTCGGCACGAGTGGTCACCGGGGCACCAGCCTGAATGGCACGTTCAACGAGGCGCACATTCTGGCGGTGGCCCAGGCGGTGGCCGAATACCGCACAGCGGCGGGCATCACCGGACCACTTTTTATGGGGCTGGACACGCACGCGCTCTCGGAACCCGCCTGGATGTCGGCCTTGCAGGTGCTGGTGGCGAACGGCGTGAAGGTGCGCGTGCAGCCGGGCATGTTCACAGCCACGCCGCTGGTCAGCCACGCCATTCTGGAACACAACCGCACAGGCGCAGACCATGCCGACGGCATCGTGATCACGCCCAGCCACAACCCGCCGCAGGACGGGGGCTTCAAGTACAACCCGCCCAGTGGTGGCCCGGCCGACACGGACGTGACCGGCACCGTGCAGCAAAGGGCGAACGTCATCCTGGAGGGCGAACTGCGTGACGTGAACCGCGTGTCGCTGGAAGATGCCATGAACGGCCTGGAAATATTCGACTTCATCACCCCTTACGTGGAGGGGCTGGGCGAAGTGATCGATCTGGACGCCATCAAACAAAGCGGCGTGAAAATTGGTGTCGATCCGCTGGGCGGCGCGAGTCTGCCGGTGTGGCAGGCCATTCAGGCGCGCTACGGCCTGAACCTCACGATTGTGAACGAGACGGTCGACCCGCGTTTCGCCTTCATGACCGTCGACCGCGACGGCAAGATCCGTATGGATTGCAGCAGCCCGTGGGCCATGGCCGGCATGCTCCAGTTGAAGGACGATTTCGATGTGGCGGTGGGCAACGACCCGGACGCCGACCGCCACGGCATCGTGACGCGGGGCGGCCTGATGAACCCGAACCACTACCTGGCAGTGATGATCGATTACCTGTTCAGGCACCGCCCCGGCTGGCGGGCGGACGCCGCGATCGGTAAAACGCTGGTCTCCAGTGCACTGATTGACCGGGTGGGCGCAGGGATCGGCCGCAAAGTCGTCGAGGTTCCCGTGGGCTTCAAGTACTTCGTGGAAGGTCTGCTAGACAGCTCTTTCGGCTTCGGGGGCGAGGAGTCCGCCGGGGCCAGCTTCCTGCGCACGAATGGCGGCGCTTGG contains:
- a CDS encoding helix-turn-helix transcriptional regulator, whose product is MTAPPFALPTVRVVVASAVARAGFTSLLSAAGFLISEGAEVWIVDDSALADLSVLDDAPAVVAVGSVAWANLLPDLLEGGWAALDSGATPAELVAGVLGAAAGLVVLPPTQVPPAIHDDELNFDDLDVSLTPREREVLALLSEGLSNKRAAKTLGVSESTVKFHAQAIYSKLGVQSRAAAVSRGIQLGLVSV
- a CDS encoding helix-turn-helix domain-containing protein, with the protein product MVSRDEVLTLEELAAYLKVSETTAYSLVRSGDIPGRKVGREWRFLRERVENWLMQAGTENDMEKSGGMNGLVQRDEWGGEFTVENGQEKVALWLPMTLEDKNAQIEKAQREGVNVSDVVAAYLREWVKS
- the glpX gene encoding class II fructose-bisphosphatase: MTKRQKPVTETRSKAPKFEHALVLETARVTEGAALAASKFMGMGDKNVVDGAGTEAMRTLLNSLNIRGTVVIGEGEMDEAPMLYIGEQVGNGEFEVDIAVDPVEGTSVTAKGLPNGLAVIAISEKGGLMAAPDCYMEKLVVPPPAAGKVNLDWPVEANINVLAQSLQRDADDLMITILDRERHADLIRRVRATGARVKLIGDGDVIAGLAVGVRGTGVHALMGSGGAPEGVILAAACKCLGAEIQGRFLAEDDAQRERFQKMGVEENRVYKTDELASGKQMVFSATGITYGELLNGVRYFAGGARTHTLVMGYATRVVRFIDTVHLEEDHARVTVRI
- the pgm gene encoding phosphoglucomutase (alpha-D-glucose-1,6-bisphosphate-dependent), which encodes MTLSELAGKPAPQSLLTNIPRLVAHYYETRPDVRDPLQRVAFGTSGHRGTSLNGTFNEAHILAVAQAVAEYRTAAGITGPLFMGLDTHALSEPAWMSALQVLVANGVKVRVQPGMFTATPLVSHAILEHNRTGADHADGIVITPSHNPPQDGGFKYNPPSGGPADTDVTGTVQQRANVILEGELRDVNRVSLEDAMNGLEIFDFITPYVEGLGEVIDLDAIKQSGVKIGVDPLGGASLPVWQAIQARYGLNLTIVNETVDPRFAFMTVDRDGKIRMDCSSPWAMAGMLQLKDDFDVAVGNDPDADRHGIVTRGGLMNPNHYLAVMIDYLFRHRPGWRADAAIGKTLVSSALIDRVGAGIGRKVVEVPVGFKYFVEGLLDSSFGFGGEESAGASFLRTNGGAWSTDKDGIIPGLLAAEITAKTGQTPSERFKELTDRYGATAYDRIDAPATPEQKAILKNLSPEQVSATTLAGDPITAKLTRAPGNGEPIGGLKVVTEQAWFAARPSGTEDVYKIYAESFRGEEHLQRVFEEAREVVSTALGK